In Magnolia sinica isolate HGM2019 chromosome 12, MsV1, whole genome shotgun sequence, a single genomic region encodes these proteins:
- the LOC131219981 gene encoding uncharacterized protein LOC131219981 — MPPKTTRNTARLLLGGMIDGAPYPSDSQTDPNLGPSGEAMSDSQPATGPTNRPTPSASLVLGQNRVITQNMNMVLPMPPMQPARTMNTTGLFERFQHLCLPTFTGTHRPEEAEYWSDHISKMSRPLHCTEAEQVKMVTYMFEKEASLWWDIVLRIVPTGHVWACDAFETHFHEKYFPFTYRNEKEGEFLHLRQGGMTVAEYENHFVELARYAPLILVNELMRMWRFSEGLRPDIRTKMCCASIPNYTELVSMSLQAEQDGERLSRTRMSMGPRPKLEFLSRPFLGKRSRVNSPPRLMAPPTQ; from the exons ATGCCTCCTAAAACTACTCGAAACACGGCCCGTCTCTTGCTTGGCGGAATGATAGACGGGGCCCCTTACCCGAGTGATAGCCAAACGGACCCTAATCTGGGTCCGAGTGGCGAGGCAATGTCGGATTcacagccagccactggccccaccaataggccaacacctagtgcatcACTGGTTCTGGgacagaacc GGGTCATTacccaaaacatgaatatggtcctgcCTATGCCACCTATGCAACCTGCTAGAACTATGAACACAACTGGCTTATTCGAGCGCTTTCAACACCTCTGCCTTCCCACTTTTACTggtactcacagacctgaggaggccgagtactggtcaGACCACATTTCTAAAATGTCAAGGCCATTACACTGTACTGAAGCAGAGCAAGTTAAGATGGTTACGTATATGTTcgaaaaggaggctagtctttggtgggatatCGTCCTACGAATCGTCCCCACAGGACATGTGTGGGCGTGCGACGCATTCGAAACTCATTTCCATGAAAAGTACTTCCCcttcacttaccgtaatgaaaaggagggtgagtttctccaCCTTCGACAAGGAGGAATGActgtggcagagtatgagaaccattTCGTGGAGCTAGcaagatatgctcctttgatcctagtgaACGAGCTAATGAGAATGTGGCGGTTTTCAGAAGGGCTGAGACCCGATATAcgcaccaagatgtgttgtgctagcatacccAACTACACTGAGCTAGTGAGTATGTCCCtgcaagctgagcaggatggtgaaaggttgtcccgAACACGCATgtcaatgggcccaaggcctaagcTTGAATTTTTGAGCCGaccatttcttggcaagaggtCGCGAGTGAATTCGCCtcccaggctaatggctccaccgacccagtAG